The proteins below are encoded in one region of Solenopsis invicta isolate M01_SB chromosome 8, UNIL_Sinv_3.0, whole genome shotgun sequence:
- the LOC105195503 gene encoding saccharopine dehydrogenase-like oxidoreductase, whose translation MVNRLDIVIFGATGYTGKLLVKNAIHMCKDQNLKFGIAGRRKGALEAVIQEFASDNEIIPIILADVNDEESLHKMTKQTKILINCCGPYRFYGEPVVKACIATCTHYIDVTAEQQFMEHMQIKYNTAAKEAGVYIVCACGFDCIPTDLGIIFTQQQFEEVNSVEVYMKIWFTRCILPFIRPKGSYISYGTWDSAVHMLGHRNELQELHRKLYSNANLPELTPKLKSRGIHRSDVSEGWSMSVPSADRAVACRTQYFLHTKYNDRPAQIQFYATFKYFYEFLMIAIAGIFLLILSRLSCCRKLLLKHPALFTAGFISRKNSNLDENQKTVRFDTTIVAHGWTEKLAESNDQHTNPPNKKVIAKVSGESPYEMTSVVAILSAATILNEIDKIPDNGGVLTPGAAFGRTSLIEQMDKHNIKFEIISADVYNHKEIV comes from the exons ATGGTGAATCGTTTAGATATAGTAATTTTTGGTGCCACTGGATATACGGGAAAGTTGTTAGTAAAAAATGCGATTCATATGTGCAAGGATCAGAACCTGAAGTTCGGTATTGCTGGTCGTAGAAAAGGAGCTTTAGAAGCAGTAATTCAAGAATTTGCCTCAGATAATG AAATCATACCTATTATTCTGGCTGATGTAAACGATGAAGAGTCTCTTCATAAAATGACAAAGCAAACAAAAATACTCATTAACTGTTGCGGTCCATACAGATTTTATGGAGAACCAGTTGTCAAAGCTTGCATTGCTACATGTACCCATTACATTGATGTCACTGCTGAGCAACAG TTTATGGAGCacatgcaaataaaatataatacagcAGCGAAAGAAGCTGGCGTGTATATAGTGTGCGCTTGTGGTTTTGACTGTATTCCTACTGATTTGGGAATCATTTTCACTCAACAGCAATTTGAAGAAGTTAATTCTGTTGAAgtgtatatgaaaatatggtTTACTAGATGTATTCTGCCCTTTATTAGACCGAAAGGTTCATATATATCTTATGGAACTTGGGACTCGGCGGTACACATGCTGGGTCATAGAAACGAATTACAGGAATTACACAGAAAATTATATTCGAATGCCAACTTGCCTGAACTTACACCAAAATTAAAATCAAg AGGTATACATCGGAGCGATGTTTCTGAAGGATGGTCCATGTCGGTTCCATCGGCCGATCGCGCAGTAGCTTGTCGAACACAGTACTTTTTACATACCAAATATAACGACAGACCCgcacaaattcaattttatgcCACATTTAA GTATTTCTATGAATTTCTGATGATAGCCATTGCCGGTATATTCTTATTAATCCTGTCTCGTCTATCATGCTGTCGTAAGTTGCTTCTAAAA CATCCTGCTCTATTTACGGCCGGTTTTATAAGTCGCAAAAATTCGAATTTGGATGAGAACCAAAAAACAGTCCGTTTTGATACGACAATTGTAGCTCACGGATGGACTGAAAAGTTGGCTGAATCTAATGACCAGCACACGAATCCAcctaataaaaaagtaattgccAAAGTTTCTGGCGAATCCCCATATGAAATGACCAGTGTTGTAGCGATTTTATCAGCTGCAACAATTCTAAACGAAATTGACAAGATACCTGATAa CGGAGGAGTACTTACTCCCGGTGCTGCGTTTGGTAGAACATCGTTGATTGAACAAATggataaacataatattaaatttgaaataatatctgCCGATGTGTACAATCATAAAGAAATAGTATAG